One Tepidanaerobacter syntrophicus DNA segment encodes these proteins:
- a CDS encoding ABC transporter permease — protein MENRRSFFKYFISNRLALAGLIGVAIIIILGLFAPAIIEQPKGYGPDILLPPSINYPFGTDNLGLNILAEVIWGARTSLYVSAIAVGVAIIIGVPAGLISGYKKGFIGSIIDSIIDIFLTLPVLPLMIVIAAVVGSSITNVAIVIGIFSWPSLARVTRNSTLKISEMQFIEAAKCLGIPQYSIIFKHILLNVMGPVLVNITLVMATAVLSESGLSFLGLGDPTTWSWGTILKKAWDAGAVIDTPNPWWWWFWPSVFIVFYVVSFNILGTGINEILNPKINKK, from the coding sequence GTGGAGAATAGAAGGAGTTTTTTTAAATATTTCATTTCAAATCGCTTAGCACTAGCTGGCCTTATCGGCGTTGCTATTATTATAATTCTAGGTTTGTTTGCCCCTGCTATTATCGAACAACCAAAAGGCTACGGTCCGGATATTCTTTTACCTCCTTCAATAAATTATCCCTTTGGAACTGACAATCTTGGTTTAAATATATTGGCAGAAGTAATATGGGGAGCAAGAACTTCACTTTACGTATCAGCAATAGCAGTAGGTGTAGCTATAATTATTGGCGTTCCGGCAGGACTGATTTCAGGTTATAAAAAGGGCTTTATTGGTTCTATAATAGACAGCATTATTGATATATTCCTTACTCTTCCGGTTCTGCCTTTGATGATAGTAATAGCAGCAGTTGTTGGTTCTTCCATCACTAATGTAGCAATAGTAATAGGAATATTTTCATGGCCTTCTCTAGCTAGAGTAACCAGAAATTCAACATTAAAGATTTCAGAAATGCAGTTTATTGAGGCTGCGAAGTGCCTGGGCATACCCCAATATAGTATAATATTTAAACATATATTACTAAATGTTATGGGGCCGGTGCTGGTAAATATTACACTTGTTATGGCAACTGCGGTGCTGTCTGAATCCGGTTTAAGCTTTTTAGGATTAGGAGATCCGACAACATGGTCATGGGGTACCATTCTAAAAAAGGCATGGGATGCGGGAGCAGTTATTGACACTCCGAATCCATGGTGGTGGTGGTTTTGGCCTAGCGTGTTCATAGTTTTTTATGTGGTTAGCTTTAATATTTTAGGCACAGGTATTAATGAGATTTTAAATCCCAAAATTAATAAAAAGTAG
- a CDS encoding ABC transporter permease, with product MGSFLFRRMSKGLLTIIVSVTITFFILRLMPADPVSILIDPKMGPEVQAQMIKRFGLDKSLPEQYFMFLKGLIHGDLGLSFKNQQPVIDVLMQKLPWTLLLLFVVVILSLAIGIPIGVYAARKQGKFADKLINFLVTLGISVFVPFLAFGFLYIFAYFLKLFPTGGAYTPPPKQGITYYIDVARHSVLPSLTLFCSNVASIVLYMRNSMIDVLGEDYIRTAYAKGLNEPLVIKHHALKNALIPTVTVTGLMMGTMVGGAVMTETIFAWPGVGRLIYDSVSAMDYPVLQGAFLILAVSVVFMNIITDLIIAWLDPRIKLGG from the coding sequence ATGGGAAGTTTTTTATTTAGACGAATGTCTAAAGGCCTTTTGACAATAATAGTGTCTGTTACAATAACATTTTTCATTTTGCGTCTTATGCCTGCTGACCCAGTTTCCATACTAATCGATCCAAAGATGGGTCCTGAAGTTCAGGCTCAAATGATCAAACGCTTTGGACTCGACAAGTCTTTACCTGAGCAATATTTCATGTTTCTAAAAGGACTAATTCATGGTGATCTAGGATTGTCATTCAAAAATCAACAACCAGTTATTGATGTTTTAATGCAAAAATTGCCCTGGACTTTATTACTGCTGTTCGTGGTGGTCATTCTTTCTCTTGCTATAGGAATACCAATTGGAGTGTATGCAGCTAGAAAGCAAGGCAAATTTGCAGACAAATTAATAAATTTTTTAGTAACCTTGGGTATTTCGGTATTTGTCCCATTTCTGGCTTTTGGATTTTTATACATCTTTGCTTATTTTCTTAAATTGTTTCCCACAGGAGGTGCTTATACACCTCCTCCAAAACAGGGTATTACTTATTATATAGATGTGGCTAGACATTCCGTTCTTCCTTCTCTTACGCTTTTTTGTTCTAATGTAGCTAGCATAGTATTATATATGAGAAATAGCATGATTGATGTACTTGGTGAAGATTATATAAGAACCGCTTATGCAAAAGGCCTAAATGAACCTCTGGTTATAAAGCACCATGCTTTAAAAAATGCACTTATTCCTACGGTTACTGTAACAGGTCTTATGATGGGTACGATGGTAGGCGGTGCCGTAATGACAGAAACTATTTTTGCTTGGCCGGGGGTAGGACGCTTGATTTACGATTCTGTTTCTGCTATGGATTATCCTGTATTGCAGGGGGCCTTCCTAATACTTGCAGTAAGCGTAGTTTTTATGAACATAATTACAGATCTTATAATTGCCTGGCTAGATCCGCGCATTAAGTTGGGAGGTTAA
- a CDS encoding ABC transporter ATP-binding protein: MTSTILKVENLTKYFDLGTKWLQPSKYVHAVENVSFELLQSETLGIVGESGSGKSTLARLILGLIEPTGGKVIYKDKDITGWQKSTLNKVSREIQMVFQDPYASLNPRIKIGDAIAEPIIAHKIIKGQSEIRSEVERLLKIVGLQPEMYERYPHEFSGGQRQRVGIARALSLRPNVLICDEAVSALDVSVQAQVLNLFNHLKKQLNLTYIFIGHDLSVVKYISNRIMVMYLGEIMEMAPSKFLFENTLHPYTQALISAIPEITTKASKKRIILEGDIPSPVNPPSGCRFSTRCFKVQDICKEKHPELKEVMPNHYVRCHFIEGSQGRGE; encoded by the coding sequence ATGACTTCAACAATTCTCAAAGTAGAAAATCTGACTAAATATTTTGATTTAGGCACAAAATGGCTTCAGCCTTCAAAATATGTACATGCAGTAGAGAATGTGTCTTTTGAATTACTTCAATCGGAAACTTTAGGAATTGTAGGCGAATCCGGTTCCGGAAAATCAACACTTGCAAGATTGATATTGGGATTAATAGAACCTACCGGTGGAAAGGTTATTTACAAAGATAAAGATATTACTGGATGGCAGAAATCAACGCTTAACAAAGTTTCTAGGGAAATTCAAATGGTATTCCAGGATCCTTATGCTTCTTTAAATCCAAGAATTAAAATAGGAGATGCTATAGCAGAACCTATTATAGCTCATAAAATTATTAAAGGGCAAAGTGAAATTAGATCAGAAGTTGAAAGATTGCTAAAAATAGTTGGCCTGCAACCTGAGATGTATGAAAGGTATCCCCATGAGTTTTCTGGAGGTCAGCGCCAACGTGTAGGAATAGCAAGAGCTTTGTCATTAAGACCTAATGTTTTAATTTGTGATGAAGCTGTATCAGCCTTAGATGTTTCTGTTCAAGCTCAAGTCTTAAACTTGTTTAATCACTTAAAGAAACAGCTGAATTTGACTTATATTTTTATAGGACATGACTTATCTGTAGTAAAGTATATAAGTAACAGAATTATGGTTATGTATTTAGGCGAAATTATGGAAATGGCTCCCTCAAAATTTCTCTTCGAAAATACTTTACATCCCTATACCCAAGCCCTCATTTCGGCTATACCAGAAATCACAACCAAAGCATCAAAAAAACGAATTATATTAGAGGGCGACATTCCAAGTCCAGTTAATCCGCCTTCTGGTTGTAGATTTTCCACCAGATGTTTTAAAGTTCAAGATATATGCAAAGAAAAGCATCCGGAACTTAAGGAAGTAATGCCAAACCATTATGTTCGCTGCCATTTTATCGAGGGTAGTCAAGGGAGAGGTGAATAA
- a CDS encoding ABC transporter ATP-binding protein has protein sequence MSKLIEFKNYSMGFRNEKGQINNLLDNICFSIEEGKAVGVVGESGCGKSMTSLSIMGLLPTSAVIQGGEILYKGTDLLKKSEIEMQKIRGREIAMIFQEPMTALNPVLTIGFQIGEVLKIHFPNLKEEDIKKEVIQQLELVGIPNPEARVNQYPHQFSGGMRQRVMIAMALICKPKLLIADEATTALDVTIQAQVLDLMKRLKENGSLMVVTHNLGVVAEICDKVVVMYAGRVVEQGRLEAILENPKHPYTRGLMAAIPTMVSSDKELYTIPGTVPNIEDFEKGCRFFPRCEYRLDICKDNIPPTKRLMNNHYVQCWLEFEGEEANDDFNNSQSRKSD, from the coding sequence TTGTCTAAACTTATTGAGTTTAAAAACTACAGCATGGGTTTTAGAAACGAAAAAGGACAGATTAATAATTTATTAGACAATATTTGCTTTAGCATTGAAGAAGGTAAAGCAGTAGGCGTTGTTGGCGAATCTGGCTGCGGCAAAAGTATGACTAGCCTTTCTATCATGGGCCTCCTGCCGACTTCTGCCGTTATTCAAGGAGGAGAAATCCTTTATAAAGGAACTGATCTACTTAAAAAGAGCGAAATAGAAATGCAAAAAATCAGAGGTAGAGAAATTGCAATGATTTTTCAAGAACCAATGACGGCTTTAAACCCCGTATTAACTATCGGGTTTCAAATTGGAGAAGTTCTAAAGATCCATTTTCCAAATCTTAAGGAAGAAGACATCAAAAAAGAGGTAATTCAGCAACTTGAGCTAGTCGGTATACCTAATCCGGAAGCAAGGGTTAATCAATATCCCCATCAATTCTCCGGAGGGATGAGACAGAGGGTAATGATTGCAATGGCACTTATTTGTAAGCCTAAATTGCTTATTGCAGATGAAGCAACTACCGCTTTGGATGTAACTATTCAGGCTCAAGTGTTAGATTTAATGAAACGACTTAAAGAAAATGGCTCATTGATGGTTGTAACCCATAATCTGGGCGTAGTTGCAGAAATATGCGATAAAGTTGTAGTTATGTACGCTGGCAGGGTAGTAGAACAAGGGAGATTAGAGGCGATTCTAGAAAATCCGAAGCATCCCTATACCAGGGGGTTGATGGCAGCTATACCAACGATGGTTTCCAGCGATAAAGAGTTATATACTATACCAGGCACTGTGCCCAACATCGAAGACTTTGAAAAAGGTTGTCGGTTTTTTCCAAGATGTGAATATAGATTAGATATATGTAAAGATAATATCCCGCCGACTAAACGTTTAATGAATAATCATTATGTGCAGTGCTGGCTTGAATTTGAAGGTGAGGAGGCTAATGATGACTTCAACAATTCTCAAAGTAGAAAATCTGACTAA
- a CDS encoding DNA-3-methyladenine glycosylase family protein, translating to MGEILDRSELTIENIMPFNIKIIAEGGQAFRWNYIKDCNYIGVVGDRVLQVCQDGDKLIVRSNKNEEVKDFLIDYFDLARDYKKIENELLKYKEIADAVLYCSGYRILFQDPWETIISFIISANNQIRNIKNTIENICQKYGNPLEFQGKTYYSFPGPEILASLSCDELKETRCGYRAKYIIETAKMVTNKEVDIYSLGKLSTDEARKELLRFPGVGRKVADCILLYSMRKFDAFPIDVWIKRVLEHIYFNGKEVPIRKLQNFAESKFGNLAGFAQQYLFYYARNHLRSFANAQDDRRET from the coding sequence GTGGGAGAAATACTAGATAGAAGCGAACTTACGATAGAAAACATTATGCCATTTAATATCAAAATAATCGCGGAAGGCGGCCAGGCCTTCCGCTGGAATTATATTAAAGATTGTAATTACATCGGTGTAGTGGGAGACCGGGTTCTGCAAGTTTGTCAGGATGGAGATAAACTCATAGTAAGATCAAACAAAAACGAAGAAGTAAAAGATTTTCTTATTGATTACTTTGATCTTGCGCGAGATTATAAAAAAATAGAAAATGAGCTTTTAAAATACAAAGAAATAGCCGATGCGGTCTTATACTGCAGCGGCTATAGAATTTTATTCCAAGACCCTTGGGAGACCATCATCTCTTTTATAATTTCTGCCAATAATCAAATAAGAAATATAAAAAATACTATAGAAAATATATGTCAAAAATATGGAAATCCTTTAGAATTTCAGGGAAAAACCTATTATTCTTTTCCCGGACCCGAAATATTGGCGAGCCTTTCTTGTGATGAACTTAAGGAAACCAGATGCGGCTATAGGGCAAAATACATTATAGAGACTGCAAAAATGGTAACAAATAAAGAAGTTGATATATATAGTTTAGGTAAACTTTCCACAGATGAGGCAAGAAAAGAGCTTTTACGGTTTCCGGGTGTCGGCAGAAAAGTAGCCGATTGTATATTGCTATATTCCATGAGAAAATTTGATGCCTTCCCCATAGATGTATGGATAAAAAGAGTGCTGGAACATATATATTTTAATGGCAAAGAAGTGCCTATAAGGAAACTTCAAAATTTCGCTGAGTCAAAGTTTGGCAATTTAGCAGGATTTGCGCAACAATATTTGTTTTATTACGCTAGAAATCACCTTAGATCCTTTGCTAATGCTCAGGATGACAGGCGAGAGACATGA
- a CDS encoding nitroreductase family protein — MTNEAIRVIKERRSVREYLPKPIPKEILEDIVDCGRLAPSANNIQPWLFVVTTEKPIKEKIASLATYGKFIANAGACISVFCRKDAYHAIEDGCAATENILLAAKAYDIASCWVAGYNRPYSEAIRELLNVPEDYMLISLLSLGYSDKVVTRNKKPLKEVMRWEKY; from the coding sequence TTGACGAATGAAGCGATTCGCGTAATAAAAGAGCGAAGGAGTGTTCGCGAGTATCTTCCTAAACCTATACCTAAGGAGATATTAGAGGATATAGTAGACTGCGGTCGACTTGCCCCTAGTGCAAATAATATCCAGCCGTGGCTTTTTGTGGTAACCACTGAAAAGCCGATAAAAGAAAAAATAGCTAGCCTTGCCACATATGGCAAATTTATTGCAAATGCCGGTGCCTGTATCAGTGTTTTTTGCAGGAAGGATGCTTATCATGCAATAGAAGACGGCTGCGCCGCAACCGAAAATATTTTGCTTGCCGCAAAGGCTTATGATATAGCTTCTTGCTGGGTGGCAGGATACAATAGACCATACAGCGAAGCTATCAGAGAGCTTTTAAATGTGCCGGAGGATTACATGCTTATATCCCTTTTATCTCTTGGGTATTCCGATAAAGTTGTTACAAGGAACAAAAAACCGTTAAAGGAAGTAATGCGGTGGGAGAAATACTAG
- the ileS gene encoding isoleucine--tRNA ligase codes for MFKKVEPTMNFVPIEEKVLDFWNKEEIFKKSIENRKDAPNYVFYEGPPTANGMPHAGHVLTRVIKDLIPRYKTMTGYRVDRKAGWDTHGLPVELEVEKQLGISGKPQIESYGVENFIKKCKESVFTYENEWRKMTERVGFWIDMDNPYVTYHNTYIESVWWALKEIWKKGLLYKGNKVVPYCPRCGTSLSSHEVAQGYKEVEDPSVFVKFPVAGKEDTYFLVWTTTPWTLPSNAALAVKDNYTYVLVEQNGEKYILAEGRLEVLDGEYKILDRFAGKELASLKYEPIFPFFEKEKERAFYVVTADFVTLEDGTGIVHIAPAFGEDDSRIGHEYGLPTLQPVDTQGRFTEEVVPWAGIFVKDADKGIIKDLKNRNILYKAEKYKHSYPFCWRCDTPLLYYGRSSWFIETTAIRERLIEINKEINWHPEHIRDGRFGNFLENVIDWCLSRERYWGTPLNIWICDECGSQHAVGGIQELKEMSKTPIGDIELHKPYVDEVILKCPKCGGDMKRVPEVIDCWFDSGSMPFAQFHYPFENQYYFKTHFPADFISEAIDQTRGWFYSLLVISTLLFDKSPYKNVLVMGHILDEQGIKMSKHKGNILDPWKVLNEQGADAMRWYLYVASPPWSPSRFYQDAVSEAQRRFLGTLWNVYSFFVLYANIDEFDPTKYSSCPENRAEIDRWLLSRINTVNKQVRQNLDDLDITDAARTLEALVDDISNWYVRRCRERYWKSGMDDDKIAAYMTLYEALVTFIKIAAPFVPFMTEEIYQNLVLTPYPDEPISIHLCDFPQVKEELIDEALEHKMELARKIVELGRAARNKGKIKNRQPLQKMMVQLRNPADKTLIEDLSDIIKDELNIKEIEYIDVAEEYFTYTVKPRFDLLGPKYGKLMSKISKELSTAEPLELIRKARAEGQVVLNIDGQDITILENELDVRAQDKEGFCAEGEGGYYVVLDTTITPELMLEGIARELVSKVQNMRKEAGFAVEDKICLYCVGDDIINKAIEVHGEEIKSDTLSVAIEKIVPPADSFAKEQDINGHKANIGVKKI; via the coding sequence ATGTTTAAAAAAGTAGAACCTACAATGAATTTTGTTCCAATCGAAGAAAAGGTTCTTGATTTTTGGAATAAAGAAGAGATATTCAAAAAGAGCATCGAAAATAGAAAAGATGCTCCTAACTATGTGTTTTATGAGGGACCGCCTACTGCAAACGGTATGCCTCATGCAGGCCACGTGCTTACGCGAGTTATAAAAGACCTCATACCGCGCTACAAGACAATGACCGGTTACAGAGTGGATAGAAAAGCCGGCTGGGATACCCATGGATTGCCGGTGGAACTGGAAGTCGAGAAACAATTGGGCATAAGCGGCAAACCGCAAATTGAAAGCTATGGCGTAGAAAATTTCATAAAAAAATGCAAAGAAAGCGTTTTTACTTATGAAAATGAATGGCGCAAAATGACAGAACGGGTAGGCTTTTGGATAGACATGGACAACCCTTATGTCACCTATCACAATACCTATATTGAGTCTGTGTGGTGGGCGCTTAAGGAAATTTGGAAAAAAGGCCTCCTATATAAAGGAAATAAAGTGGTTCCTTATTGTCCGAGATGCGGAACTTCGCTTTCAAGCCATGAAGTAGCCCAAGGCTACAAAGAAGTGGAAGACCCATCGGTTTTTGTCAAATTTCCCGTAGCCGGCAAAGAAGACACCTATTTTCTTGTTTGGACTACTACACCCTGGACACTGCCATCTAATGCGGCACTTGCCGTAAAAGATAATTACACATATGTTTTAGTAGAACAAAACGGTGAAAAATATATTCTGGCAGAAGGCAGACTAGAAGTTTTAGATGGCGAATACAAGATTTTAGACAGATTTGCCGGAAAAGAACTGGCATCACTTAAATACGAACCAATATTTCCGTTTTTCGAAAAAGAAAAAGAGCGGGCTTTTTATGTTGTAACGGCAGACTTCGTAACCTTAGAGGATGGCACCGGCATAGTCCACATAGCCCCGGCTTTTGGTGAAGATGACTCAAGAATCGGACATGAATATGGATTGCCTACTCTGCAGCCGGTAGATACCCAGGGAAGGTTTACTGAGGAAGTAGTGCCGTGGGCGGGCATATTTGTAAAAGATGCAGATAAGGGCATTATCAAAGACCTAAAAAATCGCAACATATTATATAAAGCAGAAAAATACAAGCACAGCTATCCCTTTTGCTGGCGGTGTGATACCCCGCTTTTGTATTATGGCCGCAGCAGCTGGTTTATCGAGACTACAGCAATAAGGGAACGACTTATTGAAATTAACAAGGAAATAAATTGGCATCCGGAGCACATCCGAGACGGCAGATTTGGCAATTTCCTTGAAAATGTCATTGACTGGTGTCTCAGCCGGGAAAGGTATTGGGGCACTCCGCTAAATATTTGGATTTGTGATGAATGCGGCTCCCAGCACGCAGTTGGAGGCATACAAGAACTCAAAGAAATGAGCAAAACACCTATCGGGGATATCGAACTTCACAAGCCCTATGTGGATGAAGTTATTTTAAAATGCCCCAAATGCGGTGGTGATATGAAGCGTGTGCCTGAAGTAATCGACTGCTGGTTTGATTCAGGTTCAATGCCCTTTGCCCAATTCCATTATCCATTTGAAAATCAATACTATTTCAAGACACATTTTCCGGCAGACTTTATATCAGAAGCCATTGACCAAACTCGCGGTTGGTTTTACAGTCTTTTAGTAATTTCTACCCTGCTTTTTGATAAATCCCCCTATAAAAATGTTCTTGTAATGGGTCATATCTTAGATGAACAGGGCATAAAAATGAGCAAACATAAGGGGAATATATTAGATCCTTGGAAAGTGCTCAATGAGCAGGGCGCAGATGCAATGCGCTGGTATCTGTACGTAGCAAGTCCACCCTGGAGCCCCAGCAGATTTTATCAAGATGCGGTAAGCGAAGCCCAACGGCGCTTTTTAGGCACCCTTTGGAATGTATATTCGTTCTTTGTACTTTATGCTAATATAGACGAGTTCGATCCTACAAAGTATTCTTCTTGCCCCGAAAACAGAGCAGAAATTGATCGCTGGCTGCTATCAAGAATTAATACGGTAAATAAACAGGTGCGCCAGAACTTAGATGATTTGGACATAACCGATGCGGCAAGAACATTAGAAGCTCTTGTGGATGATATCAGCAACTGGTATGTGCGGCGCTGCCGGGAACGCTACTGGAAGTCTGGTATGGACGATGATAAAATAGCTGCATATATGACGCTTTATGAGGCACTGGTAACGTTTATAAAGATTGCAGCACCCTTTGTGCCGTTCATGACAGAGGAAATTTATCAAAATTTGGTGTTGACGCCGTATCCCGACGAACCGATAAGCATTCATCTTTGCGATTTTCCACAAGTTAAAGAAGAGCTTATAGATGAAGCTCTTGAACACAAGATGGAACTTGCGCGAAAGATTGTGGAATTAGGCAGGGCTGCGCGAAATAAAGGGAAAATAAAGAACCGACAGCCCCTGCAAAAGATGATGGTTCAGCTGAGAAATCCGGCTGATAAAACACTAATTGAAGATTTATCGGATATCATCAAGGATGAGCTGAATATCAAAGAGATAGAATATATTGATGTAGCAGAAGAATACTTTACCTATACTGTAAAGCCGCGCTTTGATTTGTTAGGACCCAAATATGGAAAACTCATGTCTAAAATATCAAAAGAACTTTCAACTGCCGAGCCCTTAGAGCTTATAAGGAAGGCTAGGGCGGAGGGCCAAGTAGTGCTAAATATAGACGGCCAGGATATAACCATCCTAGAAAACGAACTTGATGTACGAGCCCAGGACAAAGAAGGTTTCTGTGCGGAAGGCGAAGGCGGTTATTATGTAGTATTAGATACAACTATAACGCCGGAATTAATGCTGGAAGGTATCGCCCGGGAACTTGTAAGCAAGGTACAGAATATGAGAAAAGAAGCGGGTTTTGCAGTAGAGGACAAGATTTGCCTATATTGCGTTGGAGATGATATAATAAATAAGGCAATTGAAGTACATGGAGAAGAAATAAAAAGCGATACACTCTCAGTTGCTATTGAAAAAATAGTACCGCCGGCAGATAGTTTTGCAAAAGAGCAGGATATCAATGGCCATAAGGCTAATATCGGTGTTAAAAAAATTTAG
- a CDS encoding transglycosylase domain-containing protein: MSNKKRAKKRKVLTLRNLFIFFLVLLIAVFGTGVGVFAAYVKDAPEFDPSKLKPSETSLVYDKDNNVIAELHGEQNRIQVPLEKIPKDLVNAFIAIEDQYFYSHKGINIRSIIGSLFTNLTHGTIKRGASTITQQLVKSAFLSPEQSLKRKAQEAWLAIQLERRFTKDEIMEFYLNQIYFGHSAYGVESAAEVYFGKSVEDIDLAEAAMLAGIPKGPSYYSPYLNFERAKERQEIILNKMAELGFITQEEAEAAKNEDIKLAGIKESEADYKAPYFTDYVIQQLASYLEEEEGLSEADAYNKIYTGGLQIYTTVDMKVQEAAEKVLANPKNYPYSKEDSNGVVQPQAAAVIIDPHTGYIRALVGGREHEKKLGFNRASQAYRQPGSTFKPIMVYTAAIDMGYTPATVIDDSPVSFSSGSGGIWSPKNYTNTFRGLTTIRKAIADSVNVVAVKVFNQIGVDKGIEYAQKLGIKSLVLTGSKNDRQLSSALGGITKGVTPLELVSAFGTLANGGIHVEPVAILKVTDKTGRVIYENKPKQEVAVSEQTAFIMTDMLRSVVKEGTGTRLANFPYPVAGKTGTTSDDKDVWWVGYTPHLAGVVWMGHDQPTTMSNVAGGYQPALMWKQIMAVAHEGLAKTQFTKPSGIVGPIAVCVDSGKLPGEFCAKDPRGSRIRNEYFIKGTEPTQTCDVHVEEFVDSSTGLLATQFCPEELVVRKVFIKRPPYSASPTGQIPLDAKYQPPTESCNVHTSAPVPPEENGSEETPPDSEDNNSSGGGLEGILPSRPTDKNGSGGKNGNNKNETEDTVQSPEKKN; encoded by the coding sequence ATGTCAAACAAGAAAAGGGCAAAAAAGCGGAAGGTTCTTACTCTGCGCAACCTGTTTATTTTTTTTCTGGTCCTGCTTATTGCAGTATTTGGAACAGGTGTGGGGGTTTTTGCCGCATATGTAAAAGATGCTCCTGAATTTGACCCCAGTAAATTAAAACCCAGTGAAACATCGCTGGTATATGACAAAGATAACAATGTAATAGCAGAGCTGCACGGGGAGCAAAATCGAATACAGGTGCCGCTTGAAAAAATACCAAAGGATCTTGTAAACGCTTTTATAGCAATTGAAGACCAGTATTTTTATTCACACAAAGGCATAAATATCCGTTCAATTATAGGTTCTCTTTTTACAAATTTAACCCACGGAACTATCAAGCGAGGCGCCAGCACTATAACTCAGCAGCTGGTAAAAAGCGCTTTCTTGTCTCCGGAACAATCTCTTAAGCGCAAAGCTCAAGAAGCGTGGCTTGCTATTCAACTGGAACGGCGTTTTACCAAAGATGAAATTATGGAATTTTATTTAAATCAAATCTATTTCGGTCACTCAGCTTACGGTGTTGAGTCAGCAGCTGAGGTTTATTTCGGGAAAAGCGTGGAGGATATAGATTTGGCGGAGGCAGCCATGCTTGCCGGCATACCTAAGGGACCTTCTTATTATTCCCCCTATCTTAATTTTGAAAGGGCTAAAGAGCGTCAGGAAATTATACTAAACAAAATGGCCGAATTGGGATTTATAACACAGGAAGAAGCCGAAGCAGCAAAAAATGAAGATATAAAGCTTGCGGGTATTAAGGAATCAGAGGCAGATTACAAGGCGCCGTATTTCACCGATTATGTAATACAGCAGCTTGCTTCATACTTAGAGGAAGAAGAAGGGCTTTCCGAAGCAGATGCTTATAACAAAATTTATACGGGAGGCCTGCAAATTTATACAACTGTGGATATGAAGGTTCAGGAAGCAGCTGAAAAGGTGTTGGCAAACCCCAAGAACTACCCCTATTCTAAAGAAGATTCAAATGGTGTAGTTCAGCCCCAGGCTGCAGCGGTGATAATAGATCCTCATACAGGATATATAAGGGCGCTGGTAGGCGGGCGAGAGCATGAGAAAAAATTAGGCTTTAACAGGGCCTCGCAAGCATATAGGCAGCCCGGTTCAACTTTTAAACCAATTATGGTTTATACCGCTGCCATAGACATGGGTTATACGCCGGCAACTGTAATCGATGATTCGCCTGTATCTTTTTCGTCAGGTTCAGGGGGAATATGGTCTCCTAAAAACTACACAAATACTTTTAGAGGTCTTACAACTATAAGAAAAGCCATAGCAGATTCGGTAAACGTTGTCGCAGTAAAAGTTTTTAATCAAATAGGTGTTGATAAGGGTATCGAATATGCTCAGAAGCTTGGTATAAAAAGCCTTGTCTTAACCGGCAGCAAAAATGACAGACAGCTTTCTTCAGCTCTTGGCGGTATAACGAAGGGTGTAACACCACTGGAGCTTGTTTCTGCTTTTGGAACTCTTGCAAACGGGGGTATTCACGTAGAACCTGTTGCAATCTTAAAAGTAACAGACAAAACCGGCCGAGTTATATATGAAAATAAACCTAAGCAAGAAGTAGCGGTAAGCGAGCAGACAGCTTTTATTATGACTGATATGCTTCGAAGCGTTGTAAAGGAAGGCACAGGAACGCGTCTTGCAAACTTTCCTTACCCGGTAGCCGGAAAAACCGGCACTACCTCCGATGATAAGGATGTATGGTGGGTAGGCTACACACCGCATCTTGCAGGTGTAGTATGGATGGGCCATGATCAGCCTACAACTATGTCTAATGTGGCAGGTGGTTATCAGCCGGCTCTTATGTGGAAACAAATAATGGCAGTTGCTCACGAAGGCCTTGCAAAAACCCAGTTTACAAAGCCGTCAGGTATCGTGGGGCCCATAGCTGTATGTGTAGATTCAGGCAAATTGCCCGGTGAATTTTGTGCAAAAGATCCGCGAGGAAGCAGGATACGCAATGAATATTTTATAAAAGGCACCGAACCAACGCAGACTTGTGATGTTCATGTGGAAGAATTTGTTGATAGCTCTACCGGCCTTTTAGCAACACAGTTTTGCCCTGAAGAATTGGTTGTGCGGAAGGTATTTATAAAAAGGCCGCCATATTCAGCATCTCCAACAGGGCAAATTCCTCTTGACGCAAAATATCAGCCGCCAACTGAGTCCTGCAATGTGCACACATCGGCGCCTGTACCGCCTGAAGAAAATGGCTCAGAGGAGACGCCACCGGATTCCGAAGATAATAACAGCTCAGGAGGAGGTTTGGAGGGGATACTGCCCTCAAGGCCCACTGACAAAAATGGCAGTGGAGGCAAGAATGGAAATAACAAAAACGAAACAGAAGATACAGTCCAGTCACCTGAAAAGAAAAACTAA